From Calliphora vicina chromosome 3, idCalVici1.1, whole genome shotgun sequence:
tcaaccacaaaaccaaaatatgaacccagaggtaagagagcaaacgccaattttcaattttaccagactagaatctacaatagaaactcttgtgcattcggtaaataactttacaaactcaatgagtaacatgatgcaagaaatgcttaagatgcaatcaatgttattgcaggctgtgcttaacagaccatgaactgcctaagaatatgtttttggaacgcaaacggcattcgccaacataaaaacgaactgACTTTCTTAAAAGTCATgaagttgatataatgttagtttcggaaatccatttgacgtctagaagtttatttaagataaatggatatgttttttatggcacaaatgatccaagagatagagcatgtggaggctctcgaattttaattaaaacccgtatcaaacaccattcaatgtgtgatatttgtgaagattatcttcaagctacgacaatctgtttggatgattgctacagaaactattaatttcgtcgatatattcacctccaaggttttcgattactgaaaacaaatatgaacatttttacgaatcactaggaccccgatttctggcagctggcgattataatgctaagcatacttactggggatcaagacttgtaaccccgaaaggtcgcgctttgtttaatacaatttctaaattgaatttcaatgtgctgtcgagcggagaactaacatactggcctactgacccaagcaaaatacccgatgtcattgattttgcagttacaaaaaatttaccaatggaactaatgcaggttaaatcttcattagaattatcctcggatcactcacccaccttcgttactctattgaaccccctagaaatagtatccccaactggtcactctgcaatatctagcacgaaaataaattggttgaaatatagaaaatatattagcgcacacagtacagaaaatatatcgctaagaacaccagaagatatcgatatctcactcaaaaatgttgaacaaaacttaaaacttgctgttgaacacgccactcaaataagatacaatagactctattctgcagacattgaacagttattagctgaaaaaagaagagttcgtccagagtggcaactctacagatcccctcaacttaaaacggagcttagaaaatgtcgcaaacgcctcagtatgcttcttcacaaacgcaaaactgactcaattaataaatatctggagaacttagatgccacccagtactcaaattactctctatggcgagctacaaaaaaattaaaaagacctccactacgtaattctagtggaggctgggcgagaaacgatactgaaaaaggaaacctgtttgttagtcatctaaagaatgtattttccccaaacgagtcaaacgacataatagagttaccacctactttaccccatattactgcagctgaaccactttgttttgagatttcagagattgtcaaggttattgttgatttaaactccaaaaaattacctggtattgataaaatcagtaacaagatgctcctcgagataccccaaattgcattaagaacaatcctatttatttttaatgctatattacgccttgaatattatccaccagaatggaaggtttctttagttacaatgatacctaagccgggaaaagatcacagtaaagtagaatcatatagaatTGTATAGCATCTTGTTGTGCTGCTTTTTGTGTGGTGGAAACGTCTGCTTGAGTTGCGGTAGATGGAGATGTTTGGAAACTTATTAGTAATATTGCTTGATAATGTATTATTGTTGCTGATTTCGTCTCCTTCAATTGATGGCAATGAATGTTCATTGGAGGGCGAGGAACTTCGAACAGGTAACTTCGCTTCAGCATTAGTTTCTCCTTCGCTCGTATTATAATCTTCACTTAGATCGGTATTACTGTATTCCGACTGGTTCTTAGCAGTTGGAACGTCATCAATGTTCTTATTACCACGCCGGATTTGATTAAGGTGTCTTTTTATGATTCTTCCCTCGAAGCGAATTTCATAATGTAAATCCCCAATTCGGTTTAATATTGTACCTCTTACCCATGATGCGTTTCTCTTATTGTTAGGTAGAAAATATACACTATATCCGGTGTCGAATACTCTGTAACTGGGCGAGCTTTTTAGAAATTGCTTCGCTGTTGTCTTAATAGGTAAGTGTTCAGGTCGTAATAAATCGAGTCTCGTGCGCAGCTGTCGTCCTAAAAACAGCTGTGCTAGTGGTAAATTTGTTGTGGTATGCGGTGCATTTTTGTACTGCCGTAGAAATTCATTAACATTCTGCTGTAACGTTTGTGCAGTGGCCCCCATGGCTTTCAAGGCGTTTTTAACCGTTTGCACGCTGCGTTCAGCCTGACCATTCGTTGCTGGATGGTGCCCTTGGATATTCCCAGTGATGGTCGGCATATACTTTTGGTTTGTTGGCTATTCTTAAGCACCTATCGCATTCTTTGGCCATGCGTTCGATATCAGCATCTATTCTGGGCCAGTATACAAATGAGCGTGCTATTCCCTTCATCTTAACTATTCCTAGGTGTGCTGCGTGTAAACTTTTTATTACGTCATCTCGAAATTTTGTAGGTATTACAACCCTATGTTCAAATGTTAAACAGCCTCCTGACAACTTGTAATTTGCCTCTGGTGACTTGTATCCATATTTAAGGAGGTCGGATCCCTTCTCTAGTAGTTGCACTATTTTTTCTAGCTGCACATCTTTTCTAGTTTCTCTCTTTATTTTGTCCGCGGTGACAGGCAACTGTTCTATTTGCCGTAATATGAAGTTATCGAATTCATCGTACTCAGAGCCTGTGGGACTATCGAACTTCAGTTGCCGAATTTTTGAGCAATGtggcatcattctagataaaTATTCGGCATTAACATTTTGCTTCGAGGTTTTATAAACTACattaaaactgaaattacttaaaaaatcgtcataaTTCGCCATGCGCGAAATGCATGGAAGTGACTTGTCGGGTTGCAAAATCTGTGTCAGGGGTTTATGATCTGTAATTAAGGTCCACCGCCTGGCAtagagatatttaaaaaaattctgaacgGCCCACACTATGGCCAATGCCTCCTTGTCGATCTGTGAATAACGGCGTTCAGTATGGCTCATTGTCCGGCTGGCATAGGCGATAGGACGCTCCTGGCCGTTATCCAATTGGTGAGACAACACGGCACCCAGCCCTGTACTGCTTGCATCCATTGCTAATAACAATGGTAGTTTAGGGTTATACGGCATTAAAACTTGTGGTGATACTAAAATTCGCTTGATGTCGTCATACGCCTTATCCGCTTCTGCGGACCACGCCATCTCCTTTGTCCTCAGCATTTCATGAAGGGGCCTCTCTCTCGTTGATAAATCAGGAATAAATGCGCCGTAGTACGATGCCTTGCCCAGAAAGAGTTGCAAATGTTCCAGAGTGGACGTCTTAGGCGCTTTTGAAATAGCTTCGATGTGTTTGGTGGACTTGTGTACACCTCTTCCATCTATCAAATGCCCCAAAAATTCAACTGATGACGCAGCGAAAATGCACTTCCTTCTGTTGAGCTTTAAGCCGCATGTCATCATTCTCTGCAGCGTACTTTCTAAAATGGTAATTAGTTCCTTAAAATCCTTagcaaaaattaagaaatcatCAAAAAATTAAGGACGTTCGGTATTCCCTGTATTACCGACTCTATTTTCCTCTGCCATATTGCAGGAATATTTGCTGCTCCGTACACTGCACGTCGTGGTCTTATGATTCCGTGCGTAGATGTGTTAAGAGTAAGAACGTGGGCGAACTCTTCATGAATGGGTAGGTGGGTGTATGCATCCGTAATGTCTAAGTGAACGAAAATTGTTGAACCCTGCATCTTATTAAACAAATCTTCTGCCCTTGGTATTGGGTGCTCATCGATAATTGTCTGATGGTTTACAGTGGGTTTATAATTTCCAGTAATGCGTATCATGTCATTTTTCTTAGTGACTACATGTGTTGTAGATGCCCATTCTGAAAACTCGACTCTTTCATACATTCCCGCTGCAATTTTTGCGTCGATCTCCTTAGCATATGCATCTCTTAGTGCCAATGGTACTTCTCTTGCACGAGCAAAGATAGGTGTTGCATTGGGCTTCATGTGTACCTTCACACATGGCCCCGTAAGCTTACCGGCTGACTCACCAAACACATCCTTAAAACGCTCAATAGTCTCTTAGTGCAGACATTAGACACAATATTATTTATCCTATTCAAggaaaaatgcacgtcattatCCGACCAACTCTAGCACTTATGTGAGGCAAACAGGTcagtaaaatttatattgtgtgCTAAATGTGTGATCCACTCACGGCCACAAAGCGTGTCAagatcatcatcaacaacataaatatttaataaccgTGTGGTCTTCCCAATTATCACATTCACCGCAGCCCTTCCAATACAGTTTATTGTATGACCAGTATAATAACGAATTTTCTGTCCGATTTGACCAGATCCCATTTGTTCTTGATGGCACATAATTTGTTTCTACTAATGATGCTGGAAGGTGCGCCAGAATCCAGCTCCATTTGTACCGACTTACCGTTAATTATAACGTCTAAGAGTTTACGGTCCATCGTTCTCGATTTGTCAGCCTTGTTAATTTGGTTTAGTTGCTTCATTACCTCATTGTCGTCTTCCTCAACTGATACCTGGTTGGTCTTATTCCGACACATTTTTGCTATGTGACCTATTTTACCACATGCAAAACATTTGGAGTTCTTAAACTTGCATTATGCTCTAATGTGATTGCCACCACAACCAAAACACTGAGTATTCTTCCTCGAGGGTGCATATGGTTTATTACTCATTGTTCTAACTGGCGCAAATCCTAGCTTGGACGTTTGTTCAGTGACAGACAAGTCACTTGAGTTTACCTCTTTCGTTGCGTTTTGTGTCAGCTCCCTGCTATACGCCAGTTCATACGCTTCAGAAAATGTTGACAGCTTTTTTGCAATTAACTCGTCACATATTGATGCCGACTCTAACCCCTGTGATGtttgaagaaaaacaaaaattagtttttactttttcaatcTCCTAAATTAGAATGATCCGTATTCTTTATTTTCTTAGttcttatatacaaaattttttaaatctaatttgAGTGACTTTCTAAAGTACACTCAATACTTAAAATCTAATATTTCTATTTGCTTACGTACTGCAATCATAATATGCACCAGGCATTCATAAATATTAGTAAgtcattttattcaaaatattgttttgagtgattctccaaaatattgagTGTAAAACAATAATTGAGTGATCTTTACTTTGTTGCTTGAAATTATTTGTATGgggaaacaaattatatttaaattttctcctTTATTAAGCTGAAGACTACTATTCTTATGGGGAGAAAATGAATAATTATATTCTCTCATAAATTGAGTATAATTATTGAGATTATGGTAATAAATAAAAGGTAAAATTGGATTAGTGTTTTGTTgataatatgtacattagagtgctccaagattgtatggacgaaaaaaactttctaggtacaggccgtccccccctctagaattgttctatgtattgtagaaacacgttgtgtaaaatattaggatgataggataacgttaactttcgttattttttattattttcgccttgtaaatgcacctcaaaacttcagcgtcgttgcgccaccagttaacgttatcctatcatcctaatattttacacaatgtgtttctacaatacatagaacaattctagagggggggacggtcaaaattcgcaattttatttttttggagcactctaatgtacatatatattgagACATATATGTACAATGGTGTTTGGTACtttaccttttgtttatttgtgtgtTGCCAAAATGTATAAGAGCGTgggagtttttatttaaataaaatttttgtgtgtaATTGGGATGTAAAGTTGCAACTTAAGGCTTCTGTTGCTTGGTGAGAAGTGACAAATTacaattttggttttaataagGAAACCTagtttttaaattccaaaaccCGAAGAGGTTTTGGAATACCTTATGTATTTCTAAAATACCGTTAGcaacatttcatttaaattttcttaattactAACATTTTAGTTCATTATCGTTTTAAATATTAAGGTAGTTCATTTTTTACTGAATTTATAAATactaacaatttaataatatagtacatacttaatttaatataaaattcaataatacaaTTCATAATATAATTCATCTTAAAGTAACAATTCATATAATATTGtaaattcaattaatattaacacattttgctaagaacaataggtaataagttatatggataaaaaaaacacctgtttggccaaaatgtcaaattttgacctcctataactcagagagttcttgaccgatcttgttgaaaaatggtgtccggaagacatcgatttcaaaagttggttcacttgacgtgaaattccccatatacatacatatatttcaatattacatttttttgttaaaaaaaagatattcaattaaatattgtttaaatcatAGTTTAAACATGTCGCCGGCCTCGGCCTTTGCCCATCTATTCTGGCTTATTTTGGTAGCATAGTACGTTGGCCAGAGATTTAATAGCTTCAGCCAATATATGTTGATCTGGCATTGGTGGAGTGGTAGATGAAGCAATTGGAGCTGGTGATTGTTGACGTTGGCGTTGTTGATTTTGCTGACGTTGAATTTGATGACGTTGTTGTTGATGAGGGTGTTGGCGTtgatgacgacgatgatgtGGCTGTTGACGTAGATGACGACGATAATGTGGCTGACGAGGTTGATGGTGTCGGTGTTGacgatgctgatgatgatgctgttgatgatgatgttgacgaTGGTGATGATGGTGCTGAAGTGGTTGTTGGTGCGGCTGTATCTGGATCTCGGTATCACGACCACGTTGGCTGCTGACGGTGGACATGTTGGGCGATGGGCTGCGTGTCCTCGATGGGTGCAACATGGTGTGGTGAAGTTGGTTGCATTTTATGCAAGACTCCATCGAGGTACACGACCTTATATTATGGCTTCGAGCCAAACAATTGGTGCAATAGCCAAGACGCTCAACGATGTCAAGTCTTCTCTCTGGCGTCATTTTCAGGAATTTCCGGCAGAATTTGAGCCCATGATACCCTTTACAAATAATGCAATAATATATTTCGAAGTCCCTCGGGACTACGCTTCTCTCATCGGTTGGGTTTTGAGTCTCATTGGGGACCCGAGTAGCTGTCAGTCGTCGATTTGACCTGCTTGGAATATATAATAAGGAAAACACAGTTCAATTAGTATGTTATATGGGAATTGTTGGATAATAAATGAGTGTGGGTTAAAAGCCACAAAACAGCAAAGCAATTTTAATAATAGGAGATCTTTATTATGGCAATAATTTTGAGtacaatattttgaaacaattttagaaataataataagaaatatttgaaacaatTTCTTAAACAGAGGATTGAATTTCAAGTGTTGGGTCAACTTGAGCTTCCTCTTGATTCAGAAAAGGGAGGTAAGACAATTTGTCTATAGGGCGCTTAATTACGCCGCTAACGGTACGTACGTATGCAGTTCATACATTACCATCTGAACcagaaaatgttttttcgatCCTGCCAAGATTCCATTCATGAGGTGGTAGTAGTTCGTCCATAACAATAACTAAATCTCCAatctgcatatttttgcatgaGGTTTTCCACTTGTACCTTTTATGTTGTGATTTTAGGTAATCAGTTTTCCACCGTTGAGCGAATTGATGTATGGCCTTCAGCTTTTCCCATCGATTTAAAACCGACATGTTTGAACAATCTTGTTCAGGGATTGCCATCAGGGGGGCACCTCGTAGAAAATGTCCAGGCGTTAGAGCTGTGATATCTGAGGGATCTTCCGAGACTGCTGATATAGGCCTTGAATTAAGTACTCCTTCTATTCGTGCCAAGACTGTAGCGAATTCCTCAAAGGTAAATTTGTGAGCTCCTGCAATCCGCTTAAAATGATATTTAAAACTGTTAACGGCTGCCTCCCAGAGGCCACCCATATGAGGAGCATGAGGTGGGATGAATTTCCATTCGAATCCTTGAGTTATATACTTCTGTGCTACATCTTGGGCAGTATTTTTCACCAACACAGCAAATTCTCGTTCAAGGGTTCTACTGGCACCTAAGAAATTTCGTCCATTGTCTGTAACTACCCTTTGGGGGAGCCCCCGCCTCCCGATGAAGCGAGCGAATGCAGCTTGAAATGCCGCTGAGGATAACTCTGAACAAGGCTCTAAATGGATAGCTTTTGTGctaaaacacacaaatacacttACGTATCCTTTAGTTATTGGAGATTTCCTTAGAATCGATGTTTTTATCTCGAATGGTCCAGCAAAATCAATTCCTGTTACCTGGAAAGGAAGAGAGAGCGTACATCTTTCCGGAGGTAAAGGAGCCATTATTTGAGAGCTTGGCTGTTGTTTATACATTATGCATCTTTTACACTTACGTATTATTCCTTTGATACGTGGTTTTAATCTGAATATGAGAAATTCAGTTTGTGCTATTCTGTACATTTGTCCGCAGTCAGCATGATAGAGAAACTCATGCAAATGGTGTAAGTATAATTGGCAAAATCGGGAGTTGCCAGGTAAAATAATTGGGTAACGTTCACAATATGGTAGTGATGACTGGGCTAATCTACCATTTAGACTTTTTAAAagacttttatttgaaatatcttttgATTTGCTTACGCATTGATATTCttcattataaaatgttttttgagCTAACACAATTAGTCTCGATTTTACGAATTTCATCTCATTTTGTGTTAAAGAAATTTGAGTAtttttgtcaatattttttCGCATTTTCTTTGCTGTATTATGGAGAAATCTAAAAATGTAGCATATTACACGTAAAGCTCTACTGTATGATGAAAAATTGTCCAATATATCATTTTCCTCAATTTAAACATGTAGAGATTGTATTTCCTTATTCTCGGAgctatgttttaaaatattccttTTGGGCCATTCTGATGAAGGTTTTTGTAACCATGTTGGTCCATTCCACCAAAGTGAATTATTTACCAAATGTTGAGCTTTACAACCTCGAGTGCCCATATCAGCTGGATTATCATGTGTTGGGACATGTCGCCATGTGACATCAGACATTAATTCATGTATTCGTGCTGTTCTGTTCGCCATAGGTTTTCCACGATGAAGGTGGTTTTGATAACCATCCTAGGACTATAGCTGAGTCCGTCCATAAATATATTTCGCTATTTCTGAAATCGATAGAGTTCTTTACATAATTTACTAAATTTGCTAATAGCACTGCGCCATTAAGTTCTAAGCGCGGGAGGCAAACAGTTTGTAAAGGAGCTACTTTACTTTTTGCTACCAATAAATTTGAGAATGTGATTTGAGTTTTTGTTTGGCATCGAATGTATACAGTTGAATCCGTGAATTTGGATTGTGTCACTAGGCATAAGTTGAATCCAACGAGGAATTGATATTAGTTCAACTTCAGATAAGTCCTGAACTAGATCGTTCCAATCTTGTAGTGATTCCTCATTAATTTCTTCTTCCCATTCTATTCCGTCTAACCATAATTGCTGCATGCATATTTTTGCTCTAATTACTATAGGAGCTAGCCACCCAGCTGGATCAAATAGTTTTGCGACAGATGGTAGAACTTGGCGTTTTGTTATTTCCGTAGACGGACTTAGTGATGAAAAACTATAAGTAAATGTATCTGTGATTGCATTCCACTTTATTCCTAAAGTTTTAGTTGAGCTAGTTTCGTGGAAACGTAAAAAATCTGAATTATATATATCCTCTGTTGGTAAATCTGCTAGTAATTGAGCATCGTTTGATGTTATCTTCTTGAGTAAAAATCCAGCAGATTTTAGAGTTTTAATTAACTGATTTTGTGCATAACGAGTTTCTTCAATTGAATAGCCTCCAGTTAAAATATCATCTACATAAGTTTCGTACCTTAAAATTAATGATTCTTTGGGGGATTCGGCTTCTGCGTCTGAAGCGAGTTGATGTAACGTACGAATTGCCAGAAAAGGCGCACAATTTACTCCAAACGTTACTGTTTTCAATTCGAAATCTTTAATAGGGCCATTTGGTTCAGGTTGATATAAAATTCTCTGGAATGCTCTATCGTCTGGATGAACTAGTATTTGCCGATACATTTTCTGTATGTCACCACTAAACACATATTTATATCTTCTCCAATTCAGAATTACAGTTATTAAATCGTTTTGAATTGTAGGTCCAGTGTACAGAACAtcatttagttaaaatttgGATTTGGATTTGGTTTTCCTAGAGGCATTGAACACAATTCTTACCTTTGTAGTTTTATGTTCTGGTCGCACAACCGCGTGATGGGGCAAATAGAAAGAGCTATGTTTACCTTCAGAATTGATTTCGTTTGGGGTTGTTTCTTCCATATGATCGAGAGTTAAATACTCATCCAAAACAGCTTTATATTCAGCTTGCAATTCTTTATTCTTTCCTAAAGTTTTGTCCATACTGGCATATTGAGCAAGTGCGATGAATCTAGATGATCCTAAGAAAACCGATTCGGGATATTCCCTTTTGAATGGTAGCCTTACCATATATCGTCCATCTTTGTTTCGA
This genomic window contains:
- the LOC135955574 gene encoding uncharacterized protein LOC135955574 — protein: MGATAQTLQQNVNEFLRQYKNAPHTTTNLPLAQLFLGRQLRTRLDLLRPEHLPIKTTAKQFLKSSPSYRVFDTGYSVYFLPNNKRNASWVRGTILNRIGDLHYEIRFEGRIIKRHLNQIRRGNKNIDDVPTAKNQSEYSNTDLSEDYNTSEGETNAEAKLPVRSSSPSNEHSLPSIEGDEISNNNTLSSNITNKFPNISIYRNSSRRFHHTKSSTTRCYTILYDSTLL
- the LOC135954236 gene encoding G-box-binding factor-like, translated to MTPERRLDIVERLGYCTNCLARSHNIRSCTSMESCIKCNQLHHTMLHPSRTRSPSPNMSTVSSQRGRDTEIQIQPHQQPLQHHHHHRQHHHQQHHHQHRQHRHHQPRQPHYRRHLRQQPHHRRHQRQHPHQQQRHQIQRQQNQQRQRQQSPAPIASSTTPPMPDQHILAEAIKSLANVLCYQNKPE
- the LOC135955575 gene encoding uncharacterized protein LOC135955575 → MYKQQPSSQIMAPLPPERCTLSLPFQVTGIDFAGPFEIKTSILRKSPITKGYVSVFVCFSTKAIHLEPCSELSSAAFQAAFARFIGRRGLPQRVVTDNGRNFLGASRTLEREFAVLVKNTAQDVAQKYITQGFEWKFIPPHAPHMGGLWEAAVNSFKYHFKRIAGAHKFTFEEFATVLARIEGVLNSRPISAVSEDPSDITALTPGHFLRGAPLMAIPEQDCSNMSVLNRWEKLKAIHQFAQRWKTDYLKSQHKRYKWKTSCKNMQIGDLVIVMDELLPPHEWNLGRIEKTFSGSDGNV